Below is a window of Mesomycoplasma bovoculi M165/69 DNA.
TTATAGACAAAAAAGCAATTTTTTTTATTTTTTAGTATTTTTGAACAATAAAATTTAATTATAAGTATGATTGCAAAGATATTTAAGAAATTTTCACTCACAAGTGGTATGATCCTACCAGTATTATCACCACTTGTTCTATTTAGTCAACAACTAAATGAAAAACCAATTCAAAACATTAGTTTTGATTTTGATGATTTGGCCAAAAATCTTAATTTTCACAAATTTGCTAATACTGCAAATAGAGATATCAAAATTGGTGTAATGCTTTATAATTCAACTAAAAATCAAAACCAATTATTATTAGAAAATTTACAAAAAATTTTTAATTATTTTGTTAGTTCACCTAAAATTATAACAACCAATTTTAGTTCCGAACAAAGCTGAGTGGAAGGTTTAGAAATGTTACACAACCAAAATGTGGAACTAATTTTACATCTATACCCTTTGAATTTAGACTTTTTACTAAAGAAAATTAAAATTAAAAATACAACATTTGATTTTAGTGAAATTCTTAATTTTTATAGCAACACTGATGGAGTAGTGCACTTTTTTGATGCTGATAATCCAGTTGGAAAATCTGTATTTACTCAACTTTCTATTTTAGCAAAAACAGATAACAAACAAAGGCGAAAACATTCTCCACTAACAATAACAAAGACAATAGATAGTCAAGGGTCTGGCTTAATTGCTCCTCATTTTGTGATTCCAAAATTAAAATACAAAATTGAAAACCAATTTAGAAGTGCAAAAATAGAGTATTATCCAGCCATTGTTAGTGGTGCTTTATTTAGCCAATTATTAGCAAATTATAGCTCTTTACAAAATTCTAAAACTAATAATCAAAATATTTGAGCAGCACTTTCTTTAAATAGTTTAAACTCTGATAATCAAAATTTTTCTTTTAATGGAATGCATGCTGCAGAAGGATTTGGTTATATAAATTATGATAAATCTTTGCGTTTTTTAAGTGGGTTAGAACCTAATTCAGAGCGTATATCTCAAGATTATAATGAATCTAAAACTTTTTCTATGTTTAATATGAGCAAAGGTGACAAATTATCTGCTTTGTTGTTTTTTGCTCCTAAAAATTACAAAAAATTTTTTGATAATACTTCTGAAATAATAAAAGAAAAACCAACAACTGGATGACAAAACATTTGAAACCACTTGCAATTTTGAAAACCTTGGTTTCAAAACAAATCAAAAGTAATTAATCAAACAAAGGAAGAACAAGTACTAAATAATGATTTTAATATTTATTTAGAAGTTTTGAAGGGTTCTTGACAAGTGCTTATGGTTGCAGATTCGCAACTAACAAATTTTGATAAAATAAATTTTCAAGCATTTGAAGATGGAGTTTATAGATTGCGTGTTGAATCTAAAAATTTTAATTCAAACTTAAATTATAAATATAGTGTTTTTTGAACAATTGACAAATTTAATGTTGATGCATAGTTAAAAGAATTAATGCACTAACAATCCCCAATGCAAATAAAATCAAGGTGATATGTCAAGATTTAGATGATTGGTTTCGCAAATGTATAAATTCAGGAACTAATTCTACAACAACAACAAAAGATAAAATAGCTCCACCACTTGCATTAAATAATGGCAAAATTCAACCTTGTTGTTGGAAAAATTTATTTGCAAATGCACCAATAACAATAATTGGAACAAGAATTAGTGTAGTTAAAATGTTATAAATAATGGATTTAAAAATAGTTTGCCCATACTGAACTTGACGATAGTGAACAATCAAAATTTCAATCAACATATGAGCAACAAAAGTACCTATTAAAAATCAATTCACCTTGTCACCAGCAGTAACTTTGGCAACTAAGGAACCTAAAACAAAACCATCAATACTTCGATGAGAAAGCAATAAAATTATAGCTAATCAAGCTTTTTTTGGGTTATCAACATCTGAAAAGTTTATGATGTGATCACTATGATCATGACCTTGATGGTTGTTGTGAACTTCACCACCAAAAAAGCGCACAAAAACATATCGAAATACAAAAACAACAGCAAGCCCAACAATTGAACCACCACCAATAATTAAACCGAGTGGAACTAAATGATTCATATTAGTTTGTTTTATAGCAAATGCTTCTGCACCTTCAAAAGATTCGCGCAAAAGCCCAACAGTGGCAACCATAAGAAGTAACCCTGAGCTAAGTGCATATAGATAAATATTACTTGATGGTTTGATTTTTGGCTTAATTCAAGCTACTAAAAAAACTAATAAAATTGGTACAGCTAAAATAATAGCTAAAAATGTTCACAAATTAACAAATACATCAAAATAAAAATTTTTACTATGATAAATAAATGAGGAGATAAGAACACCTCTTTCTACTTATAAAAAAATATAAATTCAAAATTATATAATAAAAATTTTTTATTTTTTAATAATAAGTGAATTTTGATTCATATCAGGATGTTTGTCAAGTCCTAAATAATCTAAAATTGTTGGTGCTATCTGTGCTAAACTACCATTTTCTAATTTCAAATTTTTATCTGTGGTAATTAACATCACAGGAAATGAAGTGTGTTTTGTAGATGGTTTGTTGTTTTCATCCTCTGTAAGTTCTGCATTCCCATGATCTGCTGTAATAAATAGAGTATAGCCATTGTCTTCAACTCATTTAACAATTCTTCCAATTTGAGCATCTAAAACTTCACAAGCTTTAATAGTTGATTGTAAATTACCAGTATGACCGACCATATCAGGATTTGCAAAGTTCATAATTACCAAATCATATTGGCCGCCTTGTTCAATCAAGGTGTTTGTAATTTCTACAGCTGACATTTGTGGTGCGTCAGCATATGATTCAACTTTAAGTGAATCCACTAAGATTCTCTTTGCTTTATCAAGTTCTAATTCAACTCCACCATCCATAAAAAATGTAACATGAGCATATTTTTGAGTTTCAGCTAATCTGAGTTGAGATAAACCTGCTTCTGAAATAACTCTTCCCAAAGGATAATTAACTTTCATCTCTTCAAAGGCAATATCACAATCAATTCCTTCGTACTTCATCATTGATACAAAAACATTGGTTTTTATAGCTTTTTTAGGTTGAAAATCATATAAATTGGTCCCTAAAATTAAATGTGACAACTGTCTTGCTCGGTCAGGTCTAAAATTGAAAAAAATCACTGAATTATTGTCAGTCAAAAAATCAGAATTTAGTATTTCAGAATTAATTGCTGGCATAAAAAATTCATCTGTAATTTGATTAGAATATTGTTCATTTATATAATCTTTTACATTCACAAAAGTTTTAGCACTTTCTCCACAAATAGCTTTATAACCAAGTTCAACACGATCAAACATTTTATCCCGATCCATTGAATAAAAGCGACCCGCAATACTTGCAATTTTATAACCTGGTTTTTGTGATAATTTTGCTTCTAATTTTTCTATAGAAGACAAAATTGAACTTGGAGCAACATCACGACCATCACCTAAAACATGAACATTCAATTTTTCCACTCCATATTGAGATGCAAAGTCAATTAAAGCAAAAAGATGTTCCTCATGTGAGTGCACACCACCTGGCGATAAAAGACCTATAATTTGCAAGGGTGTGTTGGTTTTTATAGAATTTTCAAAAGCTTTAATAAATTTTTCATTTTTAAAAAATGATTTTGTTTCAAGGGCATTATTGATAATGGAAATTCCAGTATAAACAACAAAACCTGCTCCAATTGTTAAGTGCCCTACTTCACTATTACCCATTTGACCTGCTGGCAAACCAACAAATTCACCTGATGCTTGAATAAGTGAATTTGGATAATTTGCAAACAAATTATCAAAATTAGGTGTTTTGGCTAAAGCAAAACCATTTCCTTGTTTGTCTGCTCTAATTCCAAGGCCATCTATAATTGTTAAAACAACAGTTTTTCTTTGTTTTGTGTTCATTTTTCTACCTATTTTGCATTTTTCACTGAACGCATTACAGCCCGAACTTGTGCTTCAGATGGTTTTCTTCCCATTTGCATATACATTGCTCTAATCATGTTTTCATTGATTGGAGGGTTTTCCTTAATTTGTTTTTCAAACATCTTTTTAGAAACCACTAAAGCAATGATTCCTCCAACAATAAACATAATAATTGCAACAGCAATAGTGATTCCGATTCAACCACCTAAAGATACACCCCCAGCTGTTGCTGCTATATTATCAACTGTTTGACTTTCGCTTTGTAATAATTTAATCATTTTTACTCCTTATTTTTCAAATTTAATTTATCCAAAACTTTTTGAGTGATACTAAAGTGATATTTTACATTGTTATACAAAAAATCTTCACCATGTTTTTGAATTTCCAAAATACAATAGCTTACTATTTTATCAATTTGATTTGAACCAGCAGGTAATTTAGTTTTTCATTTTTTTTCGCGTCGAAGCATTTTAGAAGTCAAATGATCTTTTGCAATAATTGAAGCTGCTCCTGCTTGTTTTAGTCACTCATCTGCTTTTTTGGCTAAAATAATTGGATATTTTTTAAGATTTCAAGGTTTGGTTTTAAATTGATTGTAAATTTTTTGCAGGTAGGCAAAAAATTTCTCCGATGAAACAAAACCATCTATAAAAACTTGACTAATTTTTAAATTTGAAAAATGATTTTTAGCAAGTTTTTTTAAAATTTTCAAATATAGTATAGCTTTAATTTCATGAGAATTATAACCTTGATTAATTAAATCATTATATTTATCCATATCCAAACTAATAACTTCAAATATAATTTTTTCCTTTAATTGATTAGCAATTCTACTCAATTTAATTTCATTCAAGATTTTAGAATCAACTATTTGCTCAATGAGTTCTTGTTCTATTTCTTCAATTTTAAACAAAGTACAACAAACTGTTAAATTAGTAAAATATTCACCAACACCAACTTCATCACATCCAACAATATACTTGGATTTATCAATTTTATGTTCAAATTCATAGGTTTTCAAACTATTTTTCACTATGTTCCTTAATTTTTTGATAAATTTTTTGAAGAATTAAATTTTGATTAATTTTCCAATTAATATAATCAATAACTTCAATAGGATAGTTTTTTGCCTTGATAAAATTGACAGTGTCTTTAAAAATAGCATAATTCATTTCTGTTGTTTGTTCAAAGTCCGCCAAACAAAAACCAATAATAATTTGATTATTAGTATCCATAACAACAACATCAATTGTTAAGTTACCTATTTTATAATCCTTTTGAATTGTTAAATTCATAGGTAATTCAGACAATTTTTTAAACAAATTATTCTGAAAGTCTATAAAACGATTGTTTTTAATTTTATACTTTCATTTATCATCATCTTTATCCGCATAACTTAATTGTTGTTGTGGTGACAAATCTAAAAATTGTATTCATTGCTTGAACATTTCTAGGTCTTTGGAATTTGAATTATTTATAATTTCATCTCCTAAAATAGATTTGCAAATAATCATTTTTTCTTTAGCCCTTGAAGTAGCAACATTTAAAGCATGTTTTCCACCTTTTCTTGCTATGTAAGTTGAGGTTAAAGATGTTGTGGAATCATAAACAACAGACATAATTAACAGATCTGCTTCCTCTCCTTGTATATTTTCAAGATTATTAACAATAAGTGAACCTTGAGACATAAATTTTTCCAAATCTGGATATGAGTCAAAAATTATTTTTTCAATAACATTTTGCTGAGCAGCATTAAAAGATAATAAAATAATTTTTTTGTATTTGTCTATATTTTCTTGCGCCAACCTTACAACTAGTTCTGCTTCTTTTGTGTTTACTTGATTGTTTCACTCGCCCCCAACATTAATCACTTCAATACTTTTATCAATAGCTTGTTTAAAGTGATCTGCTACTTTTAAATCCGATTCATAAAAGTGCTTAGAATTAAATGTCATCAAAGCAGCGTTTTTAGAACGATAGTTTTTATCAAGCAAAACATTGAAGACACCTATAGAATTAACATACTCTAAAAGTGAGTCAATATTGCCAAAAGCATCATCTTCATATTGTTCAGAAGACTTACTAGTGAATCAACGAACTGGTTGCATTTGTTTTTGATCACCTGCAAATATTTTTATTTTTGCTAAATGCATTAATGGAAAAGCTTCTTCTAAAAACATTTGTGATGCTTCATCAATAATTAAATAATTAAATTCCTCTTTTTCAAACATAGTTAATTCAGTATCTGGTGTTGTTATTAAAATAGGAAATAAAACATTAATAATTTGAAAATGTTTTAGTAAAAATTGTTGAGGTAAAATTTTATTATTTTGTTTTACACTCATTCTAAAATCTTTGTATAGTTGTCTTAAGTTTGGATCTGAGTTAATTTTGCTAACAATTTTCACAATTTTGCTGCAATGATATATAAATAATTTTTCATCATCATTTACTTGATTAATTTTGGGGAAACTTAAAGTTAAAAAATCATTAACATCAGATAAATCTGAAACTTCTAAATTTTCAATTTTTTCAAAAATATCACTCAAATTTCCATTGTAATTCTGTAATTTACTTAAAATTAAATAAATATCTTTTTCAAGTGTTTTTTTAAAATTTTCTGATATTTTTTCATATCACTTTAATTTTCGTTTAAATATTTGTTCTAAAATTTTTATCCGAAGTTTTTTAGCTTTTTTTGGCGATTCACTTGGGTTAATACTAATTTTTTTGTTTAATTGAAAAATAATTTCTGCAATATTTAAACTAAATATTGAATTAGATTGCTTAATTGTCTTGTAAGCTTCGAGTTTTGAGTCTATTAAATTACTGTTTGAAAAAATTTTATTAACAATTCTTATATATTCTTTATCATATTGTGAAAATAAAGTGATAGATTCAATATCTTGCTTATCACTAAACTCTTCAATTCATTGTATGTATTCTTGTATAGGTGCATAAAAGTTTTTGTAATTTTCACTTTTATCATTAACCACAAACAAGCAAAATAAAGACATTTTTTTCAATCGATTTCTCAAAACAGTTAAGGCGGCTTGTTTTTGAGAACTCACTATGGCTCTTTGTTTGTTTATAATGATGTTTGTGATAATGTTTGCAATAACTTGAGATTTTCCAGTACCTGGTGGACCTCAAATGATAGTGTTTTGTAATAATGAAGAGATATGTGCGTAATCTTGAATAAAATTGGTGGGTTGAATTTTAAAAAAACCATCAAAATTATCTGAAAATATAATGTTTTCAACTTTGTTTTTACAAATATTTTTGTTTATTTCCACTTCAAGTAAATTCTGAATTTCATTGTTATCAATCATTTGTTCTAAAATTTTGTGTTGATAGTTTCCACTAACATTAAAAAGACCTAAAACAAGCCCTGGTTGAAATTGGATATTACTATCAAAAACTAAATCTGTTGGTATTTTGTGTGTTAATGAAGATGGTATTTTAAAATGTTCACTTACTATTTTTTTAAAATTATCAATTAAACGAGCAATTGATAATTCATTAAAATTAAAATCTAAAGAAAAATCTAAACCCATTTTCTTTAAAAAAGCAATAATTTTATGATTCAATTTAATTGAACCTTCTGTGATAAGTGTTGGACCTGTTGGTCCAATTATCACATTTGCCTCCTTGACAAAAAGAGGAGCAAAAATCTTTTTATCTTGTACAATTAGTGATAAGTATGCAAAACCTATATGAATTGGTCAAATATTTTTATTTTTGTTAATATCATCGGCTTTTTTGATAAAACTTTTTCAACTTGCAAGACTTGTTTGTTTTTTTTTGGTTAATAACTCAATTTGTCCTTGTTTAGTAGTTTCAAAATCTGTTGAAAATTTATTTAGTAAGCCAGATGTTCAATCTAACCTCTCTTCTTTAACAAAATCTTCTACTTCTTCATAATTGGAAGCATTTGATAAAAATTTTATAACTTCATCGATATTATAATTTTGTAAAGGAACAATAGTAGTCAATTCATTTACAACCTTATCTAAATTTGAAGCACTTAATAACAAAGATAAATCAAAGTAAAATTTATCATCTACTTTAGTATAAATTGCAGAATCAGATTTTCGAATATCAATGAGATTTGTTAATAATCGTTCAAACTGTTTTTTCTTCTTTATTGTGTCGTTATCAGTGTTTTCATTATTAATTATGTTCATTGTAATCTCTTTTTTTGTTTTTTAAATTTTATTTTAAATTGTTTAGGGAGTTAGCAATAAATTTAGATGTTGAACCCACAATTAAACTAATATTATTGGTTCCAACCACAACTCCAGAAACACCAGGTAAATTTTTTAGTTCATCAATATTTACATTTTCTAATGTGTTTAAAAATATAGTAACTCTGGAAAAAGTAAATTCAGCTTTTTGTATATTTGTAGCGCCTAACAGCAAACTCACTAACTTGTTAATTTCAAATTTAATGTCTTCTGAATAATTAATAGAATTGTTTGGTTTATTGTGCTTTTTTGATAATATTTTTCCAAATTTGCCAAAAGTTAAAAATTGAATAAATTTATAGATAAAATAAGAAAATTTTTTCATAATCTAAATAATTATAAATTATAACTATTATTTGGTACTTATGCTAAAATTATTTAGTTATGGAAGATAGATTAGTTAGTGGAATTACAGCAACTGGAAGATTGACTCTTGGAAATTTTTTAGGTGCTATTAAACCTTTTTTAAAAATTCAAAATCAACACGAATCATTTATTTTTGTTGCAGATTTACATGCCTTAACAATTGATATAAATCCTAAAGAACTAAGTGAAAATAGGAAAAGTATTTTTGCAATGTATTTAGCTTGTGGCGTAAATCCTGAAAAAACAAACATTTTTTTTCAATCTCAAATTCATGCCCATACTGAACTTTACTGATTACTACAATCAAGAACCACAATAGGTGAATTATCAAGAATGACGCAATTTAAAGATAAAAGTAAAGTTCAGCAAGAAAATAAAACAGAAAAAGTTCCAACTGGTTTATTAACATATCCTGTTTTAATGGCTGCAGATATTTTGCTTTATAATCCAAAATATGTACCTGTGGGCGCAGATCAATTGCAACACCTAGAACTAGCAAGAAATATTGCTACTCGTTTTAACAACATATATGGAACAAATTTCAATTTACCACAAGCAATCACTGCAAAAGAAACGGCTAAAATTATGTCTTTGACAGAGCCTACAAAAAAAATGTCAAAGTCTACAACTAATTTAAATTCTGCTATTTTCTTGCTTGACGACCCTGAAATTGCTTATCAAAAAATACAAAAAGCAATAACGGATTCAGAAAATAAAATTTATTTTGCTGAAGATAAACCAGGCGTTTCTAATTTACTAAATATTTTTATAGGACTTTCTGATTCAACTAAGGAAGAAGCATTAGAGTTTTTTAAAGACAAAAATTACAAATTTTTAAAAGAAAAAGTTGGTGAATTGGTTAAAGAATTTTTAATTAATTTGCAACAAAAATACTATAAAAATATAGAGAATATAGAAAAAATAGCACAAGAAAGTGCTATTAAAGTTAATAAAATTGCAAATGAAAATTTAAATAAAATTAAAACCTTAATGGGACTCTAAAATGAAATTAAATAAAGAATTAAATATATATGCATCACACTTTTTATCTTATGTAATTTTAAAAAATTATCCAGAATCTAAATTAGGAATGTGTGATGTAACCGATGAAGGATTTTATTGTGATTTTGAATTTTCACAACCTTTGTCAAATACAGATTTACCTAAAATCTTAAAACTATTATTTAAATTAGCTAAAAGTGATTTAGTAATTAAACAAACTAGCAATGAATCACTAAACTTTTCAAATCAAAAGTATAGACAAGAATTATTAAATGATGCAAAAGAAAATACAGAAAAAATTAATTTTTTTGGTATTTTCGATCGTAATGAACAAGTATTATTTCAAGACTTTTCAACTTTTGAAATCACTAATTTTGAAACCAAAAACATTAAACACCTAGAATTATTAAATGTTGGTGGGGTTTATTGAAAATCTGATAGTAAAAACCAACAACTTACAAGAATTTATGGAACTTGTTGGGATTCCAAGGAAGATCTAGAACAATTTTTAACTATTTTAAAAGATAGAAAAGAACGAGACCATAGAAAAATTGGAAAAGACTTAGGAATTTTTACATTTAGTAAATATTTTGGTTTAGGTTTTCCTGTTTGACTGGAAAATGGAATGAAAATCCATAACAAAATCAAGAAAAAAATTTTATTTTTAGATAGAAAATATGGATTTAAAGAAGTTTCAACTCCTCACTTTGGTCAGGATTATTTATACAAAATTTCAGGACACCTAGAACATTATAAGGATGATATGTTCAATCCGATTCAAATGGAAAATGATAGTTTGTATCCAAGACCAATGACTTGTCCTCACCACATTATTTTATTTGATCAATTAAATGTTAGTTATAGACAATTACCATTACGAATTTCAGAACAATCTAGATTATATAGATATGAAAAATCAGGAGCTTTAACAGGTTTAGAACGTGTTCGTTCTATGGAATTAACAGAGGGTCATATTTTCATTTCTAAAAGTCAAATTTATTCTGAATTTAGTCATCTTTTTAAAATGATTTTTGAAGGTTTAAAGTTATTTGATATTGAAATAGATTACATTTCTTTTTCAAAAAGAGATCCAAAAAACAAGGAAAAATTTTTTGACAACGAAGAAATGTGAACTAATGCTGAATCTAGTTTGAAACAAATTTTAGATGATAACAAAATTAAATATGTAGAAAAAATTGGTGAAGCTGCCTTTTATGGGCCTAAAATTGACTTTCAAATTAAGACAGTTATGCAAAAAGAGATCACAGTTTCAACTCTTCAATTAGACTTTTTGTTACCCTCCAAATTTAACATTAGTTTTACTAATGAATTAAACCAAAAAGAAACACCTATTTTAATTCACAGAGGTTTAATTGGAACATATGAACGCTTTATTTCTGTTCTTTTAGAACAAACTAAAGGTGTTTTACCTTTTTGATTATCACCTAATCAAATATGTGTAATTCCTGTCACAAATGAACACACAAAATATGCTAAAACTGTTTATCAAAATCTTTTTGATTTAGGTTTTGAAGTTGAATTTGATGATAGAAATGAAAGAATTTCTAAAAAAATTAGAGATGCTCAAATCCAAAAAGTAAAATACCAAATTATTATTGGAGATGAAGAAATAGCTAAAAACGGAATCACCTATCGTCGATATGGGCAAGAACAATCTTTCTTTACAAATTTAGAAGATTTTATTAAACAAGTAGACAAAGAACGTGTATAAAAAAATAACAAAAATTCCTGATTTTGTTTTTGCTATTTTAACTTTTTTTATACCTATTGCATTATTGTTTATTTTTTTCTCGCCAGATTTTTACAAAAGAGAAATAATAAAATTTGGTTACCTATTTTTAATTGCTATTTTGTGCTTTATTCTTTCTTTATCTATATCTATTTTATGAATAAAGTTAAAAATTGTGAGTTTTAATTTTGTTTTTTATTACCCTGTTATTGATTTTAGTTTTGTATTGATTTTACTCACATATAATTTATCAGGAAATCCTGGCTTATTAGCATTAAGAATTATTTTAGTACTTGCAAGTATATTTTTAATTATTCCTTCTTTGATTTTTAAAGAAAAAATAAAAGCCTTAATGATTCAAAAATCATTAAGGCCCAAAAAATAAGAAATATTTTATTATAACGAAATAAGTTTTTCTTCTGTCATTAAATCTTTGATTGCTTTAAGAGCTTGTTCTTCATCTTCGCCATTGGCTTCTACACGAAAAATCACACCTTCTTTAATACCTAGTGCCATAATATTCATAATAGATTTGGCATTTCCAGATTTTTCTCCATTAAAAATTTTAATTTCAGATTTAAATTCAGTGCATATTTTTGCAACTTTAGATGCAGGGCGCGCATGAAAACCTAGTGCATCAATTACTTTAGCTTCGAATGATACCATTATAATAATCCTTTTAATTTGCTTTAAAATAAAACTTAAAAAATAAAAAAATAGCATATAGCCATTTTTTTTAGGTCAAATTTATGATATGGAGCAAGTGAAGGGAATCGAACCCTCACAATCAGCTTGGAAGGCTGAAGTTCTGCCATTAAACTACACTTGCATATAAATTGTTTATAATTTTATAAACAATTTCAAGTTAAATTAATAACATTTATAATTTTGAAAAATCTAATTTAAATTATTCTTAAATAAATATATCAAACAATAGTAATTATAACTCTTTTTTTCAAAATTGAGAAGATTTTTTAAACTTTTTTTGTTTTTGATTTTTTAGCATGACAATCTCGGCAACGAGCTTCGTATTCTTCTAGATCTCCAATTAGTGTTTGATCAGTAGAATTTTCATGTGTGCGAGCTGATGTTGTTGCTGCTCGTTTGCAAATAGCACAAACTGCTTGTAGTTTTGTAATATTTTCTGCTAAAGCCATTAGTTTTGGTAGCGGACCAAATGGTTTGCGCAAATAATCTTGATCAAGCCCACTAACCATAACTCTAATTCCCTTATTAGCAAGAGAATCTAGAAAATCAATAATAGTTTCTGGAAAAAATTGGATTTCATCTATTGCTATTGCTTGATATTCTTCAGCTTCAAATAATTCTTGAATTTCTTCAACAGTTTCAACACTAAAAGTTGGAATTTTTAATCCTGAACGAGAAATAATTTCACAACTTGAAAATCTTTGATCAATTTTAGGTTTGATTACTAAAGTATTAATACTAGCATATGAAAGTGTTCTAATTCTTTTAATTAATTCATCAGATTTACCTGAAAACATAGGCCCTGTAATCACTTCAATAATGCCTTCAAAAAATTTTTTGTACACAATTTTCTCCTATTTTTAGTTTATTCACCTTTGTAGATAATTAATTCCTCAGCTATAACATCAATGTCACAATCTGGGTTTTTTAATTCTATCTTTTTTTTCTCAAAAAAATCAATTTTAGCACTATTTTTTGTATAAACATTTTCAAATACAAAAAAACTAGATAAACTAGTAACAAAAGTAACAATTGCATTTATAAAGGAAATTGCTACAAATAGGTTAATGGCTATTGGGTTGGGATTTTTAGTTATAGCATAAGCTGAAAGAATACCATTAAATGCTGACATAACTATCAATAAAATACTACAAGTTAAAAAAATTAGTTTAGATATTCTTGCTTTTCTTTGTAATTGAGCAACTTTTAATTCTATTTTGCGTAATAATTCATTTTTATTCATAATTTTTTTGTGATTTTTCAGATTGGTAAACATTTGATAAGCCTTTGGGTGGGGAAATTTTCAAAAAAATTGCATTAAAAAGTTCCATTTCAAGATTTTTGCAATTTTTGTATTTTCCAAGCCTATTTTCATACATAATTAGCTCTAATTTTAAAAAATCATTAATTTCTTGATTTCGTAATCATCTATTTTTGATTAAAAACAAAGCAAACAATGCATTAACTAAGCTAATAGATAAATTTATTCATAAAATAAAAATTGGTCATTGATCCACTTTGTTGCCCTTGTCATCAATGTATAAAAACAAATCAGCAAAGGCCTTTAGTGTTTCAAGTTTAGGAGATGCTAATTTGAAAATTCCCATTAAAGTTGAGAAAAATGCAAAAAAAA
It encodes the following:
- a CDS encoding thymidine kinase, which gives rise to MYKKFFEGIIEVITGPMFSGKSDELIKRIRTLSYASINTLVIKPKIDQRFSSCEIISRSGLKIPTFSVETVEEIQELFEAEEYQAIAIDEIQFFPETIIDFLDSLANKGIRVMVSGLDQDYLRKPFGPLPKLMALAENITKLQAVCAICKRAATTSARTHENSTDQTLIGDLEEYEARCRDCHAKKSKTKKV
- a CDS encoding MAG3450 family membrane protein: MYKKITKIPDFVFAILTFFIPIALLFIFFSPDFYKREIIKFGYLFLIAILCFILSLSISILWIKLKIVSFNFVFYYPVIDFSFVLILLTYNLSGNPGLLALRIILVLASIFLIIPSLIFKEKIKALMIQKSLRPKK
- a CDS encoding HPr family phosphocarrier protein, with product MVSFEAKVIDALGFHARPASKVAKICTEFKSEIKIFNGEKSGNAKSIMNIMALGIKEGVIFRVEANGEDEEQALKAIKDLMTEEKLISL
- a CDS encoding PTS glucose transporter subunit IIB — translated: MKKFSYFIYKFIQFLTFGKFGKILSKKHNKPNNSINYSEDIKFEINKLVSLLLGATNIQKAEFTFSRVTIFLNTLENVNIDELKNLPGVSGVVVGTNNISLIVGSTSKFIANSLNNLK
- the trpS gene encoding tryptophan--tRNA ligase, encoding MEDRLVSGITATGRLTLGNFLGAIKPFLKIQNQHESFIFVADLHALTIDINPKELSENRKSIFAMYLACGVNPEKTNIFFQSQIHAHTELYWLLQSRTTIGELSRMTQFKDKSKVQQENKTEKVPTGLLTYPVLMAADILLYNPKYVPVGADQLQHLELARNIATRFNNIYGTNFNLPQAITAKETAKIMSLTEPTKKMSKSTTNLNSAIFLLDDPEIAYQKIQKAITDSENKIYFAEDKPGVSNLLNIFIGLSDSTKEEALEFFKDKNYKFLKEKVGELVKEFLINLQQKYYKNIENIEKIAQESAIKVNKIANENLNKIKTLMGL
- the thrS gene encoding threonine--tRNA ligase, coding for MKLNKELNIYASHFLSYVILKNYPESKLGMCDVTDEGFYCDFEFSQPLSNTDLPKILKLLFKLAKSDLVIKQTSNESLNFSNQKYRQELLNDAKENTEKINFFGIFDRNEQVLFQDFSTFEITNFETKNIKHLELLNVGGVYWKSDSKNQQLTRIYGTCWDSKEDLEQFLTILKDRKERDHRKIGKDLGIFTFSKYFGLGFPVWLENGMKIHNKIKKKILFLDRKYGFKEVSTPHFGQDYLYKISGHLEHYKDDMFNPIQMENDSLYPRPMTCPHHIILFDQLNVSYRQLPLRISEQSRLYRYEKSGALTGLERVRSMELTEGHIFISKSQIYSEFSHLFKMIFEGLKLFDIEIDYISFSKRDPKNKEKFFDNEEMWTNAESSLKQILDDNKIKYVEKIGEAAFYGPKIDFQIKTVMQKEITVSTLQLDFLLPSKFNISFTNELNQKETPILIHRGLIGTYERFISVLLEQTKGVLPFWLSPNQICVIPVTNEHTKYAKTVYQNLFDLGFEVEFDDRNERISKKIRDAQIQKVKYQIIIGDEEIAKNGITYRRYGQEQSFFTNLEDFIKQVDKERV
- a CDS encoding DUF4231 domain-containing protein, producing the protein MIITSSKLETNALSFARFLYKKTLTKAKIFQFLFWLFSLFSIFFAFFSTLMGIFKLASPKLETLKAFADLFLYIDDKGNKVDQWPIFILWINLSISLVNALFALFLIKNRWLRNQEINDFLKLELIMYENRLGKYKNCKNLEMELFNAIFLKISPPKGLSNVYQSEKSQKNYE
- a CDS encoding DUF4231 domain-containing protein, which gives rise to MNKNELLRKIELKVAQLQRKARISKLIFLTCSILLIVMSAFNGILSAYAITKNPNPIAINLFVAISFINAIVTFVTSLSSFFVFENVYTKNSAKIDFFEKKKIELKNPDCDIDVIAEELIIYKGE